One uncultured Desulfuromusa sp. genomic window, CCTCATCCAGTAAATGAGCCCCAATCTCAAAATGAAAATGGCTGCAATGATTATGCTGCAGAATAAAGTCAAAGATTTCCCGGGTACGTTGCTTATTGTAATTGAAGGTCCGGTCGACAAATTTAATTTTAGCCACCCGGTTGTCCATCAGTATTTTCAGATCAGCCTTTATTCTCTCAGGGGAAAAAGATCTGACCCTTTCATCCAACGCACTCATACAGAAACTGCAGGTATAGGGGCAACCACGGCTACTTTCGTAATAAACCAGCCCGCGGGTCAGATCGACCAGTCCAGCAGCAAACGGTGAAGGGATATCATCAAGGGATTCGAGTAAATTCAACCCTGTAAGTTCAGGGTGTGCAGGGGTCATTAGGCCGGCAATAGGCGGTAAATCCTGCCCTTGCTGCCAGGCGATCAATAACGCCCGTAAAGGAGTCTCTCCTTCACCGCAGATCAAGGCATCGACAGGATAATGTTGAAAAAAGTGCTTGGATTCAAAAGAAACTTCGGGGCCGCCAAGGACTATTTTAATGTGCGGGTTAATCCGTTTTAGACAGGAAACCAGTTCTAAAGTCGCGACCCGATTCCACAGGTAAACCGAAAAACAGATCACATCAGCATCACAGGCAACGATCTGCGCCAGCAAAATTTCTTTAGGTTCGTTCACGGAATATTCGCGAATCAGAATTTCCCCGCTCTCCTCTCCACAGTACGCTGCCAAACAGGGCAATGCCAAACTGGCGTGAATATATTTGCTGTGTAAGGTCGTCAGTAAAGTTTGCATAACGGGGAGAGTATCCTATTCAAAGTACAGATCCAAGCAAAGTTTGCACGCTTAAGTTGATTCGCAGGATATTTTCACAACAACCAAAATAAAGAAGGAACCGGAGACAAAAAAATATTTACAGCGGAACTTTTGACACGCATCTCTTTGTCCGTTTACTATATCTGCACTCCTGTGAAGGAATCTATTGATACAGAAACTCTCTCTATTAAAAAGAAGAAAAAAGGACCAGGTCATGAGTGAAGAAGGAACGTTTAAAAAGGTAGAAAAAACGGCTGAAAAGATGTATGGACCCAAAGGACTTTTGGTCTGTGGCTATCCGGAACCGGAACAACACACTCTCCTTGCTCTCTTGGAAAAAAGCGAGTTGGCTGATTTTCCCGTCATTTTTGCGACAAATAATGACATAAAAAAAACCCTTAAAGAAGTTTTTGACTGCGATCACAAACATGGTCATGGCGAAACCTCCGAAATGAAAAGAGCCGCCATCATGTCCGGCTTCACCCATGAAGAATTGCATATTTTAATGGCCGACTATCGCAGCTCAGAACTTCCGACCCAGCACTGGGCTGCTCTGACCCCCATTTCAGAGAACTGGTCAGTCGGAGCCTTACTGAACGAACTTGCCGCAGAAGCCGCCGAAATCAAAAAAGAGATGCAGAAAAATAAGACCAAATAAATTCATTCGGACGATGACTTTGAGCAACTTTATATTGCCGGATGCAATCCAATACTTATTGCTCATTTTTTAAGATGAATGTGCTATCTTTTCCGCCGCGAAAGGAAAGGACCTGCAATGAGCAAACAAAAAACCATTCTGGCCGTTATTGCCGATGAAAATGGCGAAGTATTTGAGCATCCCGAACTGTTATTGGCGGGGATGAACGGGATGACCATTCGCCATCCTGATGCCGATGAATTAATACCATTACCGGAAGGGAGTCGCCTGTTTACCATTCCGGGAACGCCACCCATCGGCTTTGATCGGCATAGCGGCAAACAAATCACCGTTGATTCCCTTCCTGACAGTTGGGGGGGAGGACCAGCTCAAGCGGTTTCAGCTTTCACCAATCCCGCTTTCACCAGAACTCTGCTCCCGGCAGCGGCCTATGCT contains:
- a CDS encoding DUF3783 domain-containing protein, translated to MSEEGTFKKVEKTAEKMYGPKGLLVCGYPEPEQHTLLALLEKSELADFPVIFATNNDIKKTLKEVFDCDHKHGHGETSEMKRAAIMSGFTHEELHILMADYRSSELPTQHWAALTPISENWSVGALLNELAAEAAEIKKEMQKNKTK